The Paenibacillus sp. G2S3 region ATTGCGGCACTACTGCTTGCTCTGCGATTGCCTGAACAAAAACAGGAGAAACGGCAAAGTGCGATCCAGCTCAAAGATTTGGCGGGTGTTATGAAGGAGCCACTTCTGGTAAGAGTTTCACTGCTGTCAGTGTTGGCACATTGTGTGCTATTCATAACGATGTTCGGATATACGCCGAACCAAGCTCTGAATATCGGAGCAAGCAAAGAAAGCTTGGGCTGGTTGACGCTCGCTTTTATGATTCCACATGCTATCGCGACCCTCTACGGCTCACGGACATTCGGAAGGCTACTGGGAGACAGGGGAACGCTTCTCATAGGCTTCGCGGGAAGTGCACTATTTACACTTCTTATTCCTTCTATGCCGACGCTAGCGATGCTCTGTCTAACTCAGGTAGGAAACGGATTTATGCAGGGACTTATTTTCCCATTGTTGCTAGGCAAGTCGGTGTCAGAAGTAGATCCATATAAACGAGCAACAGCTATGGGATTCTATCAAGCTGTCTATGCGGTAGGTATGTCGGCGGGACCGTTCGTAGCAGGCTGGATGAGCGGTATATATGGTTTGACCGGGGGTTTCTGGCTGGGCGGGATTGCGGCGGCGCTGGCTGCGGTGTTGTCATGGATATGGATGAAGGAAACGAAGCAGTGAAACGTAAAAGGCGGGCTGAGAAGTTATCAGAACGTGTAAGGATGATTGGTTTTTGTGAAAAAGAGGAATATAATAGAGATAGATAGGAAGCAAGGAGGAGAGCCCGGGAGAATGGTCAAGGTTATAATGTTGTGGTTTGTGGTAATTAATATTATCGGATATGTAGTGATGTCCGAAGACAAGAACAAAGCCCGTAAACGGCGAGAACGTGTACCTGAGAAGACACTTTTTCTGCTGGCAGCTATGGGCGGGGCACTAGGCGTGCTGATTGCCATGTATCGTAAGCGCCACAAGACGCGACATATGTCCTTTAGGATCGGAATTCCGTTACTTCTGTTGCTGAATATCTTTTTGTACAGCTATTTTTTAAGGTGATAGTCTTTATGATTACAAACTAGAAAAAGAGGTGGCGTACATGTTATTCTCTAAAATTTTACTCGCCTATGATGGATCTAAGGCTTCTAATCAAGCATTGGAGCGCGCAATCGAACTCGCAAAAGTAACTCCAGGTTCTATGCTGCACGTCGTACACGCATTTGAATTCCCAAGATTTTTTATCGGAGAAGCTCTTGCACCACTACCGGCTTCAGTAAATAAAGAATATTATGATTTAGCAGTGCAGACTACGGAAGAGGTGAAGGGACGCCTTGAGGCTGAAGGCTTGAATGCTGAGGTTGAGTTATTACAAGGATCTCCCGCTGAAGTGATTTTGAAATATGCTAAGGAACATGCTATAGATGTAATTGTTATCGGCAGCCGCGGACTTGGCGGAATACGTGAATTTGTTCTGGGCAGTGTCAGCCATAATGTAGTACAAAGCGCTCGCATTCCAGTGCTGGTAGTAAAATAATATGAAGTTAAAAGGGACGCTTATGGCGTTCCTTTTTCATTATTAAGAAAGGAAATGACTAAATTCATATCCAGTAAAGGAATTATATGTATTTCCATGAAGCCTATTCTACAGTTAATATAACATCTGTTGTTAGAGCTAATAGTGTACGGAAAGAAGTCTTTATCATCAAAATAAGTGGCTATTGAGAAATTAAATACGCCTAAAAGCGAACGATTATTAATCGGAATTTACCAATGTTCGTGTTTGAGTTGACATCCTGTGTAGGGGATTGTTAAACTGATGTCATGAGCAACTCGTATAAAACCGGGGATATGGCCCGGAAGTTTCTACCGGGAACCGTAAATTACCGGACTACGAGGAAATAGGATGATAGAATGCGGCAATGCGGTCCGGGTAACGGAATGATGCATTATGCCATTTTCCGCGCTTAATGCAGCCTAGTGATAGGCACGCGGATTATTTTTTCCTAATTTCTTTACTAGTCCGATCCTCCCGCAGCAAAATGCGTCTGGTCATCGGGCTTTTTAATTCGAATTTACAAGATAAAGATATCCATACTAGTGACTGGAAGGTAGGTCGAATCATGTCTGTGCAGGTAGCTGTTATCATGGGCAGTAAATCGGATTGGGATACGATGGAGCACGCTTGTACGGTGCTTGAAGAGCTGGGATTATCTTATGAGAAGAAGGTAGTATCTGCGCACCGGACACCGGACTTGATGTTCAGCTATGCAGAGGAAGCCGCGGGCCGAGGCATTCGCGTCATTATTGCAGGAGCGGGTGGTGCAGCGCATTTACCGGGTATGGTGGCAGCAAAGACGATCCTGCCTGTGATTGGAGTGCCAGTGCAGTCGAAGGCGCTTAATGGCCTAGATTCGCTTCTCTCCATTGTGCAGATGCCAGGAGGCATTCCAGTGGCAACGGTAGCGATTGGTAAGGCAGGAGCCATTAATGCAGGCCTCCTGGCCGCACAGATTATCGGAGCGTTCGATCCAGAAGTGCAGCAGCGCGCGCAGCTGCGGCGGGATGCGATCCGTGACGAAGTCCTTGAAAGCAGCGACAGCTTATGAGACCGGAGGAGCTGAAGCTGAAGGAGGCTGGCGGCGGAAATTCGCCAGCCGCTATGGATACGTCCGGCACGGACACCGTCCGGACGCTACTGCCCGGCGCGACCGTCGGCGTGCTCGGCGGCGGGCAGCTCGGGCGCATGATGGCGCTGGCTGGCAGCGCCATGGGCTACCGCTTCGTGGCGCTGGACCCTGCGCCGGATGCGCCTAGCGGTCAAGTTACGCCGCAGATTACAGCGGCGTATAACGACCGGGAGGCGGCGCGGGAGCTAGCCCGCCGCTCGGACGTCATCACGTACGAGTTCGAGAACGTTGACGCGGGCGTTGCCGCGCTGTTGACGGAGGAATCGTACGTGCCGCAGGGCAGCGCGCTGCTGTATACGACGCAGCATCGGCTGCGCGAAAAAGCCGCCATCGAGGCGGCAGGCGTACCCGTCGCCCCGTACCGGAAGGTGGATAACCTTGCGGAGCTGAAAATGGCGGCGGCTGAGCTTGGACTACCCTGTGTGCTGAAGACAGCCACAGGCGGTTATGACGGCAAGGGACAAGCCGTGATCCGTCAGGAGGAAGAGCTGGAAGAAGCCTTCCGGCAAGTAGCACCTGGAGCCGTTGTACCGGAGCTTGTGCTTGAGAAGTTTATAGCTTTTAAGTGTGAAATATCCGTTGTTGCTGCACGCAGTGCTTCTGGTGAGGTTAAGAGCTTCCCGCCGTCGGAAAATATTCATGTGAATAATATTTTGCATCTGTCCATTGTGCCTGCAAGAGTGGCAGAGGACATTCAGCGGAGAGCATGCGAATTGGCAGAGACATTAATCGCTGGACTTGATGCGGTTGGACTGCTAGCAGTAGAAATGTTCGTCACAGAGGACGGACAATTGTTCGTCAATGAGCTGGCACCAAGGCCGCATAACTCAGGGCATTACACCATGGATGCTTGCACGACTTCACAGTTCGAGCAGCATGTCCGGGCGATTTGTAATCTGCCGCTAGGCGATACAACGCTTTTGACACCTGTAGTTATGGTGAATGTACTAGGCCAGCATTTGGATGGCGCCATTAAAGCGACCTGTACACAGGACGAAAAAGATAATAAGCTGGGTGTTGTACCTAAGCTTCATATATATGGCAAGACTGAGAGTAAGACCGGCCGCAAGATGGGCCATATCAATCTGCTCTGCAAGGATACCGGAGACGGCTTGTCCTGGGTGGAGCAATCTAAACTTTGGAGGAACTAAAGAATATGATCGAACGTTACAGCAGACCTGAGATGCGAGCTATTTGGACGGAGAAAAATAAATTCAAAGCGTGGCTGGAAGTTGAGATTTGCGCTTGTGAAGCATGGGCTGAGCTGGGAGTCATCCCGCACGAAGATGCAGCTAAGCTACGTAAGGACGCTAAATTCGACATCGCGCGCATTGATGAAATAGAACAAGAAACACGTCATGACGTTATCGCATTTACACGTGCGGTTTCTGAGAGCCTTGGCGCAGAACGCAAATGGGTACACTACGGTCTTACTTCTACTGACGTGGTAGATACGGCACTGGGTTACTTGCTCCGTCAGGCGAACGAGATTCTAGAGAAGGATATCATCAATTTTATTGAGATCCTTAAAGACAAAGCTATTGCTTACAAAGATACGCCGATGATGGGTCGTACGCATGGTGTTCATGCCGAGCCAACTACCTTCGGTCTGAAAATGGCACTATGGTACGAAGAAATGAAACGTAACCTGGAGCGTTTCCGTCATGCTGCGAACGGTGTGCAATTCGGTAAAATTTCCGGAGCCGTCGGTACGTATGCTAACATCGATCCTTTCGTAGAAGAATTCGTTTGCCGCAAGCTTGGTACAAGCCCTGCTCCGATCTCGACGCAAACTCTGCAGCGTGACCGTCACGCTGAATACATGGCTGCTCTTGCTTTGGTAGCGACATCGTTAGACAAATTCGCTACCGAAATCCGCGCTCTGCAAAAGAGTGAGATTCGTGAAGTGGAAGAAGCCTTTGCCAAAGGTCAAAAGGGTTCATCCGCTATGCCTCACAAACGAAACCCTATTGGCTGCGAGAACATTTCCGGCCTGTCCCGCGTGATTCGCGGACATATGGTTACAGCTTACGAGAACGTGCCACTCTGGCATGAACGCGATATTTCGCACTCCTCAGTGGAACGTATCATTCTTCCGGATGCGACAATGCTGCTCAACTACATGCTGAACCGTTTCGGTAACATCGTGAAGAACCTGACTGTATTCCCTGAGAATATGAAGCGTAACATGAATCGTACCTTCGGTGTTCCTTTCTCCGGTCGGATCTTGACTAAACTGATCGACAAAGGTCTTAGCCGTGAGCAAGCATACGATACCGTTCAACCGCGTGCGATGCAAGCATGGGAAGAGCAAAAGCAATTCCGCGATATCGTGGAAGCTACACCTGAGATCACTAACGTTCTTACCCCAGAAGAAATTGAAGATGCATTTAACCCTTCTTGGCACCTTAAGCATGTGGACACCATCTTCCGCAAGCTAGAACTTATCTAAAAAAAGATAGGTTAGTGGTGAACTAAGGAGCTTGGAATAGTACGAGCGGTTAGCGTTGTGCAGAATTGAAATACCGATGGTTAATAAGGAACGAAGAGAATTTTTGGAACTGTAGAAGCGTTAGCGTTCGCCTTTATCCTCGGATTTCTACCGCGAAAAGCAGTTCAAATCAAGAAATCTGAGGATAACAGCGATCGGAAGTCCAAATATTTCTTGTAGTGGACCGATTGACCAATAGATATTTCGCCTTTGTAAGTGACGCTTTCGCTCAAGTAATAATTAATGATCATTAGTTCAAGGGAGGAAAGGTCATGACATCGTCGGCCGTATCCACAGCCGTGGAACTCATCAATGCGCCGCTGCTCTATAAAGGGAAGGTTCGTGAGCTATACGATTTAGGGGAGAATGTACTGATCGTCGTCACGGATCGGATATCTGCTTTTGACTATGTGCTGGACCCAGCGGTACCTGAAAAGGGCAATGTGCTTAACCGTCTGAGTGCGTTCTGGTTCGGAAAGACCAAAGAGCTAATGGAGAATCATGTCGTTCATATTGATGTGGATCTGCTCGGAGATATCGTTAAGGACAAGGAAGCTCTCAGAAACCGTGTTATGGTGGTACGCAAAGCAGAGCGCATCGATATCGAATGTGTTGTGCGTGGGTGCATCACCGGTGGGGGCTGGAGACAGTATCAAGAAACTGGCAAAGTGAATGGTATTGAGCTTCCTAAGAACTTGCGCAAAAATGCGCTGCTGGCACAGCCAATCTTTACCCCTGCGGCTAAAAACGATGTAGGTCATGATGAGGATATTCCTTTTGAAAAGATGCAGGAGCTAATCGGTGCTGATCTGGCACTCGAGCTACAGGAGAAGAGCTTGCAATTGTTCTCTTTTGCCAGAGAGTATTGTGCTGAGCGGGGAATCATTCTAGCAGATTGCAAATTTGAATTCGGCTTGCTGGATGGCAAGGTGATTCTGATTGATGAGATTTTTACGCCGGATGCTTCACGTTTCTGGGCCAAGGACAAATACGCTCTTGATATCGAAATTGATAGTATGGATAAAGAACCCGTTCGTACGTATCTATCTGCATCCTCCTGGGATAAAAATAGCAAACCTGATCCACTTCCACTAGAAGTAGTTGAAGAAACAACGCGCCGTTATCTGGACATTT contains the following coding sequences:
- a CDS encoding MFS transporter — translated: MAAEQQVDQLKAADSPQGLGGSRFFFLVIVFMFWFSSYIYVPVLSPYVEHLGASYFMVGMVLGVYGLMQILFRLPIGIGSDYLNRRRPFIYLGLIASGASCFLFMWGAQPGWALAARAVSGIAASAWVVYTVMFAGYFPKEEAGKAMGMLQFTTVIAQLTSMMISGYMVEHWGWNTPFLIGGIVAIAALLLALRLPEQKQEKRQSAIQLKDLAGVMKEPLLVRVSLLSVLAHCVLFITMFGYTPNQALNIGASKESLGWLTLAFMIPHAIATLYGSRTFGRLLGDRGTLLIGFAGSALFTLLIPSMPTLAMLCLTQVGNGFMQGLIFPLLLGKSVSEVDPYKRATAMGFYQAVYAVGMSAGPFVAGWMSGIYGLTGGFWLGGIAAALAAVLSWIWMKETKQ
- a CDS encoding DUF1294 domain-containing protein, translated to MVKVIMLWFVVINIIGYVVMSEDKNKARKRRERVPEKTLFLLAAMGGALGVLIAMYRKRHKTRHMSFRIGIPLLLLLNIFLYSYFLR
- a CDS encoding universal stress protein; its protein translation is MLFSKILLAYDGSKASNQALERAIELAKVTPGSMLHVVHAFEFPRFFIGEALAPLPASVNKEYYDLAVQTTEEVKGRLEAEGLNAEVELLQGSPAEVILKYAKEHAIDVIVIGSRGLGGIREFVLGSVSHNVVQSARIPVLVVK
- the purE gene encoding 5-(carboxyamino)imidazole ribonucleotide mutase, whose product is MSVQVAVIMGSKSDWDTMEHACTVLEELGLSYEKKVVSAHRTPDLMFSYAEEAAGRGIRVIIAGAGGAAHLPGMVAAKTILPVIGVPVQSKALNGLDSLLSIVQMPGGIPVATVAIGKAGAINAGLLAAQIIGAFDPEVQQRAQLRRDAIRDEVLESSDSL
- the purK gene encoding 5-(carboxyamino)imidazole ribonucleotide synthase, producing the protein MDTSGTDTVRTLLPGATVGVLGGGQLGRMMALAGSAMGYRFVALDPAPDAPSGQVTPQITAAYNDREAARELARRSDVITYEFENVDAGVAALLTEESYVPQGSALLYTTQHRLREKAAIEAAGVPVAPYRKVDNLAELKMAAAELGLPCVLKTATGGYDGKGQAVIRQEEELEEAFRQVAPGAVVPELVLEKFIAFKCEISVVAARSASGEVKSFPPSENIHVNNILHLSIVPARVAEDIQRRACELAETLIAGLDAVGLLAVEMFVTEDGQLFVNELAPRPHNSGHYTMDACTTSQFEQHVRAICNLPLGDTTLLTPVVMVNVLGQHLDGAIKATCTQDEKDNKLGVVPKLHIYGKTESKTGRKMGHINLLCKDTGDGLSWVEQSKLWRN
- the purB gene encoding adenylosuccinate lyase, which translates into the protein MIERYSRPEMRAIWTEKNKFKAWLEVEICACEAWAELGVIPHEDAAKLRKDAKFDIARIDEIEQETRHDVIAFTRAVSESLGAERKWVHYGLTSTDVVDTALGYLLRQANEILEKDIINFIEILKDKAIAYKDTPMMGRTHGVHAEPTTFGLKMALWYEEMKRNLERFRHAANGVQFGKISGAVGTYANIDPFVEEFVCRKLGTSPAPISTQTLQRDRHAEYMAALALVATSLDKFATEIRALQKSEIREVEEAFAKGQKGSSAMPHKRNPIGCENISGLSRVIRGHMVTAYENVPLWHERDISHSSVERIILPDATMLLNYMLNRFGNIVKNLTVFPENMKRNMNRTFGVPFSGRILTKLIDKGLSREQAYDTVQPRAMQAWEEQKQFRDIVEATPEITNVLTPEEIEDAFNPSWHLKHVDTIFRKLELI
- a CDS encoding phosphoribosylaminoimidazolesuccinocarboxamide synthase, which produces MTSSAVSTAVELINAPLLYKGKVRELYDLGENVLIVVTDRISAFDYVLDPAVPEKGNVLNRLSAFWFGKTKELMENHVVHIDVDLLGDIVKDKEALRNRVMVVRKAERIDIECVVRGCITGGGWRQYQETGKVNGIELPKNLRKNALLAQPIFTPAAKNDVGHDEDIPFEKMQELIGADLALELQEKSLQLFSFAREYCAERGIILADCKFEFGLLDGKVILIDEIFTPDASRFWAKDKYALDIEIDSMDKEPVRTYLSASSWDKNSKPDPLPLEVVEETTRRYLDIYHRLTGKSL